The following nucleotide sequence is from Methylocella sp..
GCGGAAAGACGACTCGTGCTGGTCGATGTCGCGACGACTTGGGCCTGACGCGCAGGCTCGACCTCGCGCGCAACTGCCAACAGCAACGTTTGGTGATCGTCTAGGCTCAGGACTCATTGATTGAGATAGAAGAGGACGGCGGCTGCGATGCAGATGGCGGAGAAGAAGGTGTGGGCGCATCGATCATAGCGGGTTGCGATGCGCCGCCAGTCCTTGAGCTTGGCGAACATGTTCTCGATTTTGTGACGCTGGCGGTAGAGCGTCTTGTCATAGGCAATGGGAAGCTTGCGGCTTCTGGTTGGCGGGATGCAGGGCTCGACGCCCCTGGCCTTCAGCGCGGCGCGGAACCAGTTGCTGTCGTAGCCCCTGTCGGCGATCAACATTGAAGCGGGCGGTAAAGCCTTGAGCATCAGCCGCGCGCCCTTGTGGTCGCTCATCTGGCC
It contains:
- a CDS encoding IS5 family transposase, coding for MERCAQGLRAAQDALQSLHPLEPARRLRPHIRRARWRRSKARAHHDRRHASEGASHSGEPAQKGALPRRIGRTKGGLNSKLHVVCDGAGKPLVMLLSEGQMSDHKGARLMLKALPPASMLIADRGYDSNWFRAALKARGVEPCIPPTRSRKLPIAYDKTLYRQRHKIENMFAKLKDWRRIATRYDRCAHTFFSAICIAAAVLFYLNQ